In Physeter macrocephalus isolate SW-GA unplaced genomic scaffold, ASM283717v5 random_10, whole genome shotgun sequence, a single window of DNA contains:
- the NAIF1 gene encoding nuclear apoptosis-inducing factor 1 has translation MAVPAKKRKMNFSEREVEIIVEELELKKHLLVNHFNAGVPLAAKSAAWHGILRRVNAVATCRRELPEVKKKWSDLKTEVRRKVAQVRAAVEGGEAPGPTEEDGTGGPGTGGGSGAGGPAVAPVLLTPMQQRICNLLGEATIISLPSTTEIHPVALGPTATAAAATVTLTQIPAETAYHTLEEGVVEYCTAEAPPPLPAEAPVEMMAQHADTSVKPQALKSRIALNSAKLIQEQRVTNLHVKEIAQHLEQQNDLLQMIRRSQEVQACAQERQAQAMEGTQAALSVLIQVLRPMIKDFRRYLQSSMPNPATASDPGQVAQNGQPDSIIQ, from the exons ATGGCCGTCCCAGCCAAGAAAAGGAAGATGAACTTTTCTGAGCGAGAGGTGGAGATCATCGTGGAGGAGTTGGAACTGAAGAAGCACCTGCTGGTGAACCACTTCAACGCTGGGGTCCCTCTGGCTGCCAAGAGCGCAGCATGGCATGGCATCCTGAGGAGGGTCAATGCCGTGGCCACCTGCCGCAGGGAGCTGCCTGAGGTCAAGAAGAAGTGGTCTGACCTCAAGACCGAGGTCCGTCGCAAGGTTGCCCAGGTCCGGGCGGCTGTGGAGGGTGGCGAGGCCCCAGGGCCCACTGAGGAAGACGGAACCGGTGGGCCTGGGACAGGTGGTGGCAGTGGCGCTGGTGGCCCAGCTGTAGCCCCCGTACTGCTCACCCCCATGCAGCAGCGCATCTGCAACCTGCTgggtgaggccaccatcatcagCCTGCCCAGTACCACAGAGATCCACCCCGTGGCCCTTGGACCCACGGCTACTGCAGCCGCAGCCACGGTCACCCTGACACAGA TCCCCGCAGAGACCGCCTATCACACGCTGGAGGAGGGAGTGGTAGAGTACTGCACGGCCGAGGCCCCGCCACCCCTGCCAGCGGAGGCCCCCGTGGAGATGATGGCCCAGCATGCCGACACCTCAGTCAAGCCGCAGGCGCTCAAGAGCCGCATAGCCCTCAACTCAGCCAAGCTGATCCAGGAGCAGCGGGTCACCAACCTGCACGTGAAGGAGATTGCCCAGCACCTGGAGCAGCAGAATGACCTGCTACAGATGATCCGTCGCTCCCAGGAGGTGCAGGCCTGCGCCCAAGAGCGCCAGGCTCAGGCCATGGAGGGCACCCAGGCGGCCCTGAGTGTCCTCATCCAGGTCCTGCGGCCCATGATCAAAGATTTCCGCCGCTACCTGCAGAGCAGCATGCCCAACCCCGCCACTGCCTCCGACCCTGGACAGGTGGCCCAGAATGGGCAGCCAGACAGCATCATCCAGTGA